GCACCGACCGAAGCCGCTCTGCCGGTAGAGTCCAACGTAGTCGAGGCCGTGCGCACCGAAAGCGCCCTGGAGCAGACCATCGAGTTCCTGGCCAAGCCCAGCGAAACCGTCGAGCAGGTTGAAGCCAGCGAAAGCGTAGCGGTGGAAGCCGCCCCGGTCGTTGAAGCTCGCGTGGAAGAGGTCGTCCAGGCCGCTGTCGAAGCCCAGCCTGAGCCTGCCGCCGAAGCGCCGGTCGAAGCTCCGGCCGCCGACGCAGCAGTTCCGGCCAACGCCACCGGCCGCGCCTCCAACGACCCGCGCGAGCGTCGTCGCCTGGAGCGTATGGCCCGTGAAGCCGCCGCAGCCGCGGCCGCTGCTCCGCAGGTCGAAGCAGCTCCGGCTGTCGAAGCGGTGGTCGAAGAGACCGCAGCCGTGGAAGCTGAAGTCGTGACTGAGCCGGCCGTAGAGGTTCCAGCCGATGCCGTTGCGGCAGAAGCGGTGAACGAAGCGCCTGCCATCGAGCAGACCGAGCAATCGGCTGCCGAGCAGACTGAAGGCGAAAACGCCGAGAAGCCCGAGGAAGAAGAAAGCAACGTGGCGGAAAAACACCACAGCTGATAGCTTCCGGCACGAAAAAGGGGATGCAACTGCATCCCCTTTTTTATTGCCCGACCAGCAAGGCGACCCACCCAACCTGTAGGGGCGAGCTTGCTCGCGAACAACCGCAGGCAATTCGCGAGCAAGCTCGCTCCTACATAAGCGCTAACCCATCCCGGCTCATCCCAGGAAGCAGACACAAAAAAGGGGATGCCAAGGCATCCCCTTTTCTCGCGTCCGGAGTGGCCTCAGTAGAGATTCGGCTCCATCTCCAACTCAACGCCAAAACGCTGCTGGATGTCGTCACGAATTCGCCCCGCCAGCGCATACAGCTGCGCACCGGTCGCTCCGCCGTAGTTGATCAGCACCAGCGCCTGCTGCGCATGCACGCCCGCAGCGCCATCACGGAAGCCTTTCCAGCCCGCCTTGTCGATCAGCCAGCCGGCCGCCAGCTTCACCAGGCCGTCCCCCTGCGGGTAGGCCACCAGATCGCTGAAGCGCACACGCAGCTCATCCGCCTGCCCGGCAGACACCACGGGATTCTTGAAGAAACTGCCAGCGTTGCCGAGCACCGCCGGGTCGGGCAGCTTTTCGCGGCGGATGGCGCAGATCACTCGGGAAACATCTGCCGGTGTCGGCGCAGTCACGCCCTCCTCCACCAGGCGCTGGCGCACCGGACCATAGTCCAGATGCAGTTGCGCCGCACGAGTCAAGGCGAAGCGCACCCGCAGGATCAACCAGCGACCCGGTTCGCGCTTGAAGCGGCTGTCGCGGTAGGCGAAGGCACAGTCCTCTAAACCGAACTCGCGCAACTCGCCGCTTTCACGGTCCAGCGCAGTCAGGCCGGCGAACACGTCCTTGATCTCGACACCATAGGCGCCGATGTTCTGCATGGGCGCGGCACCCACGGTGCCAGGAATC
This Pseudomonas sp. ATCC 13867 DNA region includes the following protein-coding sequences:
- the murB gene encoding UDP-N-acetylmuramate dehydrogenase, whose product is MTLQLQERVSLKPYNTFGVEVAARWFAQAHDDVEVRAGIAAATEKSLPLMVIGGGSNLLLTRDVEALVLRMASRGIRVLRDDGERMMVEAEAGEVWDDFVRWTLAQGLGGLENLSLIPGTVGAAPMQNIGAYGVEIKDVFAGLTALDRESGELREFGLEDCAFAYRDSRFKREPGRWLILRVRFALTRAAQLHLDYGPVRQRLVEEGVTAPTPADVSRVICAIRREKLPDPAVLGNAGSFFKNPVVSAGQADELRVRFSDLVAYPQGDGLVKLAAGWLIDKAGWKGFRDGAAGVHAQQALVLINYGGATGAQLYALAGRIRDDIQQRFGVELEMEPNLY